In a single window of the uncultured Dysgonomonas sp. genome:
- a CDS encoding FimB/Mfa2 family fimbrial subunit: MKLLKALPVLILSIFLFGCIGDNMDDCPPLNNVILHFDYPSFPDRINRVNVGIFDKDGAHVLDQQIDKENLNSFQGTYLTLNTGEYTAICWGNAFEDTRITCFNPNSFIHDGIISHPNYGTALQIPTHDSLYYGKHDFTITSRNRVEHIVYFKPSHIKIYVYVKGLAALSTDLLPAHYPVVRINNLNPTCNFDMQTAGTGTTYYPDIKIDNAKKIAIARCNTLRFENDNPITIELLDNAIGNNILCTVGLRKFMEDNSITVQEGEELTIPILILFKNGNVTIELLKWEEVPVEPEI; this comes from the coding sequence ATGAAACTGTTGAAAGCTCTGCCTGTACTCATTCTTTCGATATTCTTATTTGGATGTATAGGCGACAACATGGACGACTGTCCTCCTCTGAATAATGTCATTTTACATTTCGACTATCCCAGTTTTCCGGATCGTATTAATCGGGTAAATGTTGGTATTTTTGATAAAGATGGAGCACACGTTCTCGATCAACAGATTGACAAAGAAAATCTTAATTCGTTTCAAGGAACATATCTAACGCTCAATACAGGAGAATACACTGCTATTTGTTGGGGCAATGCTTTTGAAGATACGCGTATTACCTGTTTCAATCCTAATTCATTCATACACGATGGGATAATTTCACATCCCAACTATGGTACAGCTCTGCAAATACCGACACATGATTCATTATATTACGGAAAACATGATTTCACGATCACATCCAGAAACAGAGTTGAACATATTGTTTATTTCAAACCTTCACACATCAAAATATATGTATATGTAAAAGGTCTGGCAGCATTATCTACAGACCTCTTACCTGCACACTATCCGGTAGTAAGGATAAACAATCTCAACCCTACCTGCAATTTCGATATGCAAACGGCAGGGACAGGAACGACCTATTACCCTGATATAAAAATAGATAATGCAAAAAAAATAGCTATCGCACGATGCAACACGTTGCGATTTGAAAATGACAACCCTATAACGATAGAACTTTTGGACAATGCTATCGGAAACAACATATTATGTACAGTGGGACTCCGTAAATTTATGGAAGATAATTCTATTACTGTTCAGGAAGGCGAAGAACTGACTATTCCTATACTGATTCTGTTCAAAAATGGAAATGTAACGATAGAACTTCTTAAATGGGAAGAAGTACCTGTTGAACCAGAAATTTAA
- a CDS encoding DUF3868 domain-containing protein, which translates to MISQIIKKDKCIKKGEYLHIDLQIKMPPFHIAENEYITLTPLLAVGEYKKELPYFLINGKSRHKGYKQMVRSVGKKTVSSVYNIYKAINGSKSFSCTYSVQINYENWMNEAQIQMIVQ; encoded by the coding sequence ATGATTTCACAGATTATCAAGAAAGATAAGTGTATAAAAAAAGGAGAATATCTGCATATTGACCTACAAATAAAAATGCCACCTTTTCATATAGCAGAGAATGAATATATAACACTAACACCTCTGTTGGCTGTAGGTGAATATAAAAAAGAACTTCCCTATTTTCTGATTAATGGAAAAAGCCGGCATAAAGGCTATAAACAAATGGTGCGGTCGGTCGGAAAAAAAACAGTAAGTTCTGTTTATAACATATATAAGGCAATCAATGGAAGCAAATCGTTCAGTTGCACATATTCTGTGCAGATCAATTATGAAAACTGGATGAACGAAGCTCAAATACAAATGATAGTACAATAA
- a CDS encoding helix-turn-helix domain-containing protein → MKGEFRISYERHIDKKVKEGKMLLLPSSSKYIARAEEDASVFIFRLRDKIELCDRVGLEQLFHKFKEPDNSFNLLDIKEEVSYYLKGLKACLTDGLRCRYYFELKMKEFFYLIRAYYTREELARFFYPLLSNDTSFSEFVYNNYNKVKTVQELASLSNYSHSGFIKRFKKTFGVPAYQWIKQQKASRILHEINCTDKTLKEICDEHDFSSLSQFNDFCKSNFGYPPSYIRKNKVF, encoded by the coding sequence ATGAAAGGCGAATTTCGTATATCGTATGAGAGACATATCGATAAAAAAGTAAAAGAAGGAAAGATGCTCTTGCTTCCGTCCAGCAGTAAATATATTGCGAGAGCTGAGGAGGATGCTTCTGTTTTTATTTTTAGACTTCGGGATAAAATTGAATTATGCGACCGTGTCGGTTTAGAACAATTATTTCATAAGTTTAAAGAACCGGATAATAGTTTTAACTTATTGGATATAAAGGAAGAGGTATCTTATTATCTAAAGGGACTGAAAGCTTGTTTGACAGACGGGTTACGTTGTCGCTACTATTTCGAATTGAAAATGAAGGAATTCTTTTATCTTATAAGGGCTTATTATACAAGAGAAGAATTAGCACGGTTCTTTTACCCATTACTGAGTAACGATACAAGTTTCTCTGAATTTGTATACAATAATTACAATAAAGTAAAAACAGTACAGGAATTAGCCTCATTGTCTAACTATAGTCATTCGGGCTTCATCAAGCGCTTTAAAAAGACATTTGGAGTACCGGCGTATCAATGGATTAAGCAACAGAAAGCCAGCCGTATATTACATGAGATTAACTGTACGGATAAAACACTGAAAGAGATATGTGATGAACATGATTTTAGTTCATTATCGCAGTTTAATGACTTTTGCAAATCAAATTTTGGATATCCTCCTAGTTATATAAGGAAGAATAAAGTATTCTGA